In a genomic window of Jaculus jaculus isolate mJacJac1 chromosome 8, mJacJac1.mat.Y.cur, whole genome shotgun sequence:
- the LOC101597409 gene encoding cytosolic phospholipase A2 beta isoform X2 → MAEAALDAVRSALRGFPAAARDLSVPLAVPYLDEPPTPLCFYRDWVCPNRPCIIRNALRHWPALQKWSFPYLRSVVGSTEVSVAVTPDGYADAVRGDRFVMPAERRLPLHYVLDVLEGQARHPGVLYVQKQCSNLLTELPQLLSDVESHVPWASEALGKMPDAVNFWLGEAAAVTSLHKDHYENLYCVISGEKHFLLHPPSDRPFIPYELYTPATYQLTEEGTFRMVDEEATEKARVPGTCLLTVRVLQAHNLPSKDLVTPSDCYVTLRLPTASSHTLQTRTVRNSRNPVWNQSFHFRIHKQLKNIVELKVFDQDLLTKDDPLLSVLFDLGTLQAGESRRQSFSLSSQGQGRLEVEFRLQSLTDCAEQLISNGILVARELSCLHVQLKRTEAPNGSEGRVQLVVPGACEGPQEACVGTGSFLFHCPACWEQELSIHLQDDPHEQLKVPLQALPSSQLVRLVFPTSQEPLMRVELKKEEGPRELAVRLGCGPCPEEQTFLSRRKQVVAAALKQALQLDRDLQEDEVPVVAIMATGGGIRAMTSLYGQLAGLRELGLLDCISYITGASGSTWALANLYEDPEWSQKDLGGPTELLKSQVTKSKLGVLAPSQLRRYQQELAERACLGHPTCFTNLWALINEALLHDEPHEHKLSDQREALSRGQNPLPIYCALGTKERSLTTFEFAEWCEFSPYEVGFPKYGAFIPSELFGSKFFMGRLVKQLPESRICFLEGIWSNLFAASLQDSLYWASEPSQFWDRWAQNQAILDKEQVPHLKIEESPTTAGRIAEFFTDLLTKRPLAQATHNFLHGLHFHKDYFQHPHFSSWKATKLDGCPNQLTPTEPCLCLLDVGYFINTSCPPLLQPTRDVDLILSLDYNLHGAFQQLQLVGQFCQEQGIPFPPISPSPEEQRQPRECHSFCDPAQPEAPAVLHFPLVSGSFREYSAPGVLRVPEEKAAGEVNLSSLDSPYHYSKVTYSQEDVDKLLRLTHYNICNNQEQLLDALRQAVQRRRQRKQGRPA, encoded by the exons ATGGCCGAGGCGGCTTTGGACGCCGTGCGGAGCGCGTTACGAGGGTTTCCGGCCGCGGCTCGGG ACCTCAGTGTACCTCTGGCTGTGCCCTACCTGGATGAGCCCCCGACTCCGCTGTGCTTCTACCGGGACTGGGTTTGCCCCAATAGGCCGTGCATCATCCGCAATGCCTTGAGGCACTGGCCCGCCCTCCAAAAGTGGTCCTTCCCCTATTTAAG ATCCGTGGTAGGGTCCACAGAAGTGAGTGTGGCTGTGACCCCAGATGGTTATGCAGATGCTGTACGAGGGGACCGTTTTGTGATGCCTGCCGAGCGACGCCTGCCCCTGCACTATGTGCTGGATGTGCTGGAGGGTCAGGCCCGGCACCCGGgagtcctttatgtacagaagcAGTGCTCCAACCTGCTCACTGAGCTGCCTCAGCTGCTGTCTGATGTTGAGTCCCATGTGCCCTGGGCCTCTGAGGCACTGG GAAAGATGCCTGATGCTGTGAATTTCTGGCTGGGAGAGGCAGCTGCAGTGACATCCT TGCACAAGGATCATTATGAGAACCTGTACTGTGTGATCTCTGGTGAGAAACACTTCTTGTTACACCCGCCTAGTGACCGACCCTTCATCCCCTATG AGCTATACACGCCAGCAACTTACCAGCTGACTGAAGAGGGCACTTTTCGGATGGTGGACGAGGAAGCCACGGAGAAG GCAAGAGTGCCTGGGACATGCCTGCTCACTGTACGTGTTCTCCAGGCACATAACCTGCCCTCCAAGGACCTAG TGACACCCTCTGATTGCTATGTGACTCTGCGGCTgcccacggcctccagccacacacTTCAGACACGCACAGTCAGAAACAGCAGAAACCCCGTCTGGAATCAGAGCTTTCACTTCCGGATCCACAAGCAGCTCAAG AATATTGTGGAACTGAAAGTTTTTGATCAGGACCTGTTGACCAAAGATGACCCTTTGTTGTCAGTGCTGTTTGACTTGGGGACTCTGCAAGCTGGGGAGTCCAGGCGTCAGAGCTTTTCACTGAGCTCTCAG GGTCAGGGGCGGCTGGAAGTTGAATTTCGGCTACAGAGTCT AACAGACTGTGCAGAGCAGCTCATCAGCAATGGCATCTTGGTG GCCCGGGAACTCTCCTGCTTGCATGTGCAGCTGAAGAGGACTGAAGCCCCAAATG GGTCAGAGGGCAGAGTTCAGCTTGTGGTTCCTGGGGCCTGTGAGGGTCCACAGGAGGCCTGTGTAGGCACTGGCTCTTTCCTCTTCCATTGCCCGGCCTGCTGGGAGCAAGAACTGAGTATTCATTTGCAG GATGACCCCCATGAACAACTGAAGGTGCCACTACAGGCTCTGCCCTCATCACAGTTGGTGAGACTTGTCTTCCCCACATCCCAG GAGCCCCTGATGAGAGTGGaactgaagaaggaagaagg ACCAAGGGAGCTGGCTGTGCGGCTGGGCTGTGGGCCCTGCCCCGAGGAGCAGACTTTCCTGAGTAGAAGGAAGCAGGTGGTGGCCGCAGCACTCAAGCAAGCACTGCAGCTGGACAGAGACTTGCAGGAGGATGAG GTCCCAGTGGTTGCTATTATGGCCACTGGTGGTGGGATCCGGGCAATGACCTCCTTATATGGGCAGCTGGCTGGCCTGAGAGAGCTGGGCCTCTTAGATTGCATCTCCTATATCACAGGGGCCTCGGGCTCCACTTG GGCTTTAGCCAACCTCTATGAGGACCCAGAATGGTCTCAGAAGGACCTAGGAGGGCCCACTGAATTGCTGAAGAGCCAAGTGACAAAGAGCAAGCTGGGCGTGCTGGCCCCTAGCCAGCTGCGGCGGTACCAGCAGGAGCTGGCTGAGCGTGCCTGCCTGGGCCACCCAACGTGCTTCACCAACCTGTGGGCCCTCATCAACGAAGCACTGCTGCATGATGAG CCTCATGAACACAAACTCTCCGATCAACGAGAAGCCCTGAGTCGAGGTCAGAACCCTCTTCCCATCTACTGTGCGCTCGGCACCAAGGAGCGAAGCCTGACGACCTTTGAATTTGCTG AGTGGTGTGAATTTTCCCCCTATGAGGTGGGCTTCCCCAAGTACGGAGCCTTCATCCCCTCCGAGCTCTTTGGCTCCAAGTTCTTCATGGGGCGGCTAGTGAAGCAGCTCCCCGAGTCCCGCATCTGCTTTTTGGAAG GTATCTGGAGCAACCTGTTTGCAGCCAGCCTCCAGGACAGCTTGTATTGGGCCTCAGAGCCCAGCCAGTTCTGGGACCGCTGGGCTCAGAATCAGGCCATCCTGG ACAAAGAGCAGGTTCCCCATCTGAAGATAGAAGAATCACCCACAACAGCTGGCAGGATCGCTGAGTTTTTCACTGACCTCCTGACAAAACGCCCACTTGCCCAGGCCACCCACAATTTTCTGCATGGCCTCCATTTCCACAAGGACTATTTCCAGCACCCTCACTTCTCTTCCTGGAAAG CTACCAAACTGGATGGGTGCCCCAACCAGCTGACGCCCACAGAGCCCTGCCTTTGCCTTCTGGACGTTGGCTACTTCATCAATACTAGCTGCCCGCCCCTCCTGCAGCCCACCCGGGATGTGGACCTTATCTTGTCGCTGGACTACAACCTCCATGGAGCCTTTCAG CAGCTGCAACTTGTAGGCCAGTTCTGCCAGGAGCAGGGCATCCCGTTCCCACCCATCTCGCCCAGCCCTGAGGAGCAGCGCCAGCCTCGGGAGTGCCACTCATTCTGTGACCCTGCCCAGCCCGAAGCCCCCGCCGTGCTGCACTTCCCACTAGTCAGTGGCTCCTTCCGGGAGTACTCAGCCCCTG GAGTGCTACGGGTGCCGGAGGAGAAAGCAGCTGGGGAGGTGAACCTGTCTTCTTTGGACTCCCCATACCACTACTCAAAAGTGACTTACAGCCAGGAGGATGTGGACAAGCTGCTGCGCCTGACACATTACAATATCTGCAATAACCAGGAGCAGCTGCTGGACGCCCTGCGCCAGGCTGTGCAGCGGCGAAGGCAGCGGAAGCAGGGCAGGCCTGCGTGA
- the LOC101597409 gene encoding bifunctional peptidase and (3S)-lysyl hydroxylase Jmjd7 isoform X1 — protein sequence MAEAALDAVRSALRGFPAAARDLSVPLAVPYLDEPPTPLCFYRDWVCPNRPCIIRNALRHWPALQKWSFPYLRSVVGSTEVSVAVTPDGYADAVRGDRFVMPAERRLPLHYVLDVLEGQARHPGVLYVQKQCSNLLTELPQLLSDVESHVPWASEALGKMPDAVNFWLGEAAAVTSLHKDHYENLYCVISGEKHFLLHPPSDRPFIPYELYTPATYQLTEEGTFRMVDEEATEKVPWIPLDPLAPDLTRYPSYSQVQALHCTVRAGEVLYLPALWFHHVQQSHGCIAVNFWYDMEYDLKYSYFHLVDSLTKAAGLN from the exons ATGGCCGAGGCGGCTTTGGACGCCGTGCGGAGCGCGTTACGAGGGTTTCCGGCCGCGGCTCGGG ACCTCAGTGTACCTCTGGCTGTGCCCTACCTGGATGAGCCCCCGACTCCGCTGTGCTTCTACCGGGACTGGGTTTGCCCCAATAGGCCGTGCATCATCCGCAATGCCTTGAGGCACTGGCCCGCCCTCCAAAAGTGGTCCTTCCCCTATTTAAG ATCCGTGGTAGGGTCCACAGAAGTGAGTGTGGCTGTGACCCCAGATGGTTATGCAGATGCTGTACGAGGGGACCGTTTTGTGATGCCTGCCGAGCGACGCCTGCCCCTGCACTATGTGCTGGATGTGCTGGAGGGTCAGGCCCGGCACCCGGgagtcctttatgtacagaagcAGTGCTCCAACCTGCTCACTGAGCTGCCTCAGCTGCTGTCTGATGTTGAGTCCCATGTGCCCTGGGCCTCTGAGGCACTGG GAAAGATGCCTGATGCTGTGAATTTCTGGCTGGGAGAGGCAGCTGCAGTGACATCCT TGCACAAGGATCATTATGAGAACCTGTACTGTGTGATCTCTGGTGAGAAACACTTCTTGTTACACCCGCCTAGTGACCGACCCTTCATCCCCTATG AGCTATACACGCCAGCAACTTACCAGCTGACTGAAGAGGGCACTTTTCGGATGGTGGACGAGGAAGCCACGGAGAAG GTACCCTGGATCCCACTGGACCCTTTGGCCCCAGACCTGACCCGGTATCCCAGTTACAGTCAGGTGCAAGCCCTTCACTGCACAGTACGGGCCGGCGAAGTGCTCTATCTGCCGGCTCTGTGgttccaccatgtccagcagtCCCACGGCTGCATTGCTG TGAATTTCTGGTACGACATGGAGTATGACCTCAAGTACAGTTACTTCCACCTGGTGGACTCCCTCACTAAGGCTGCAGGTCTCAACTGA